The following proteins are co-located in the Mesorhizobium australicum WSM2073 genome:
- a CDS encoding B3/B4 domain-containing protein: MMDFPLIDEEIAEIAPDFRAISILVDAQDSARGVMARDVLGEACDFVRAGGPAWGEAHLANWAEAYVRFGAKPNRTPCSAHALKKRVERDGRIPSINPVVDLYNAVSLRFAIPVGGENFDAYVGKPRLTIAEGTECFHTVLNGEAVVEKPSKGEVIWRDDLAATCRRWNWRQGTRTRLETVGGRMWFILESLAAMPEGALEDAAKMLVSGLRELAPGCKVYEQEITTAKASVASSARRVG; the protein is encoded by the coding sequence TTGATGGATTTTCCGCTGATCGACGAGGAAATAGCAGAGATCGCACCTGACTTTCGCGCTATCAGCATTCTTGTTGATGCACAGGACAGTGCGCGAGGCGTCATGGCTCGAGACGTGTTGGGAGAGGCTTGCGATTTCGTCCGAGCGGGAGGACCCGCATGGGGAGAAGCGCACTTGGCCAATTGGGCGGAGGCATACGTCCGATTCGGAGCGAAACCAAACCGGACGCCGTGCTCGGCGCACGCATTGAAAAAACGGGTGGAGAGGGACGGCCGCATCCCATCGATAAATCCTGTCGTTGACCTCTACAATGCAGTGAGCCTGCGTTTCGCAATACCCGTCGGCGGCGAAAATTTCGATGCATATGTCGGTAAACCACGGCTGACAATTGCGGAAGGAACGGAGTGCTTCCACACTGTTTTGAATGGGGAAGCGGTCGTCGAAAAGCCTTCCAAGGGGGAGGTCATCTGGCGCGACGATCTGGCAGCTACATGTCGCCGCTGGAACTGGCGGCAGGGCACGCGCACCCGGTTGGAGACGGTGGGCGGCCGCATGTGGTTTATTTTGGAAAGCTTAGCAGCGATGCCGGAAGGAGCGCTCGAGGACGCAGCTAAGATGCTCGTGAGCGGTCTGAGAGAGCTTGCACCAGGGTGTAAGGTCTACGAACAGGAAATCACCACCGCTAAAGCCTCGGTCGCCAGTTCCGCCAGGCGGGTCGGTTGA